Proteins co-encoded in one Plasmodium coatneyi strain Hackeri chromosome 7, complete sequence genomic window:
- a CDS encoding Signal peptidase, producing MDNVLNRLNVISYSMALCFLTLCLFNYGSSFYLFDEKAMSTNIKVRSVKRLVYNRHIKGDEAVLSLDLSYDMSKAFNWNLKQLFLYVLVTYETPEKVQNEVIIQDYIITNKNMAKKNYKNFLTKYSLKDYNNGLRNNNINLQVCYKYMPIVGLSRSYEGAKISYKLPAEYFDNLPSNYPLYYPDK from the coding sequence ATGGATAACGTGCTGAATAGGCTAAACGTCATTTCCTATTCCATGGCCTTGTGCTTCCTTACCCTATGCCTTTTCAACTATGgatcttccttttatttattcgaCGAGAAAGCAATGTCGACGAATATAAAAGTAAGAAGTGTGAAGAGGCTGGTGTATAACCGGCACATAAAAGGGGACGAAGCGGTACTATCGCTAGACCTATCATATGACATGAGCAAAGCATTTAACTGGAATTTGAAGCAGCTTTTTCTGTATGTTCTAGTGACGTATGAAACGCCAGAAAAGGTACAAAACGAGGTTATAATACAGGATTATATAATAACCAATAAAAATATGGccaaaaaaaactacaaaaatttcctcaCGAAATATTCCCTTAAAGATTATAATAATGGAttaagaaataataatattaatttacAAGTCTGTTACAAATATATGCCTATAGTTGGTTTGTCCAGATCTTATGAGGGTGCCAAAATTTCGTACAAATTGCCTGCAGAATATTTTGACAATTTGCCGTCCAATTATCCGTTGTATTACCCGGACAAGTGA